A single region of the Candidatus Poribacteria bacterium genome encodes:
- a CDS encoding TolC family protein, with the protein MNALRFYHFLCVGTFLFLLINLSLVAQEPQVLTLEESIEIAKQSNLTLQTAEQNLKAAEAQARAARAGLLPRITASGNYTYFKDIQKSVIQAEGGFGFPRPGGEMDGPAPPSANNESDLIELEFGAHHNVQGTVNLTQPIFAWGRYYYGYQAAQLNYQAVQRDVDAASNQLRLDVSEAFYGALVAQEFVRVAQQSVSLVEEQLAIAEASLDAGAATNFDVLRAKVQLANAKSQLIRAQNGVQTAKNAYKTILNIPLSENISVKGTLEIPGNHKIPALKLEGLIQKALESRPEVHRTQFAEDAVRKQIDIAKTRSRPDLGFFTNYQISQNERLTQMNRIWSLGFQINIPIFDGFATRATVQQTETALKQVQLGGTQMKVGVEFEVRAAYLNLRGAETIIEVQREAVTQAQESVRIANLQFQNGIITTVALTDTQLALAQAEVNRLQAHHDYIVGLARLEKAIGQKLQ; encoded by the coding sequence CGCAAGAACCACAGGTGTTGACATTAGAGGAAAGTATTGAGATTGCCAAACAGAGTAATCTTACCCTTCAGACCGCTGAGCAGAACCTCAAAGCCGCCGAGGCACAAGCTCGCGCAGCACGCGCAGGACTCTTGCCAAGAATAACAGCCAGTGGTAATTACACCTATTTTAAAGATATACAAAAATCGGTAATTCAAGCCGAGGGCGGGTTTGGATTCCCGAGGCCAGGCGGTGAAATGGATGGTCCCGCACCCCCCAGCGCGAATAACGAATCCGACCTGATTGAGCTGGAATTCGGTGCCCATCACAACGTTCAAGGCACGGTCAATTTAACGCAACCTATCTTCGCATGGGGACGCTATTATTACGGGTATCAAGCCGCGCAGCTCAACTATCAAGCAGTGCAACGTGATGTTGATGCCGCTTCTAATCAGCTCCGTTTGGATGTATCTGAGGCCTTCTATGGTGCGTTGGTCGCTCAGGAGTTTGTAAGAGTTGCCCAGCAAAGCGTTTCTTTGGTTGAAGAGCAACTCGCAATTGCAGAGGCATCCCTGGATGCAGGGGCTGCGACCAATTTCGATGTCCTTCGTGCCAAAGTTCAACTCGCAAATGCCAAATCACAACTCATTCGTGCGCAGAACGGTGTTCAAACCGCTAAAAACGCCTATAAAACGATCCTTAATATACCACTTTCTGAGAATATATCGGTGAAAGGTACGCTTGAAATCCCAGGAAACCATAAAATACCGGCGTTAAAACTTGAGGGGCTCATCCAGAAGGCACTTGAAAGTCGTCCCGAAGTACATCGCACGCAATTTGCCGAAGATGCTGTCCGTAAACAAATTGACATTGCCAAAACACGAAGCCGTCCGGATCTCGGATTCTTCACGAACTATCAGATTTCACAGAATGAAAGACTCACCCAAATGAATAGGATTTGGAGTCTCGGATTTCAAATCAATATTCCAATCTTTGATGGATTCGCGACGCGCGCAACCGTTCAACAAACCGAGACGGCGCTAAAACAGGTCCAACTGGGCGGAACTCAAATGAAAGTCGGAGTTGAATTTGAAGTGCGGGCTGCGTATCTCAACCTCCGTGGGGCGGAAACGATTATTGAGGTCCAGCGTGAGGCGGTTACACAAGCGCAAGAGAGTGTACGCATTGCAAATCTCCAATTTCAGAACGGAATTATTACCACAGTCGCACTGACCGATACGCAGCTCGCACTCGCACAGGCAGAAGTTAACCGCCTGCAGGCACACCACGATTACATTGTCGGCTTAGCGAGGCTCGAAAAAGCCATAGGACAAAAACTACAATAA